CTCCCAAGCCGTCTTCTGGTCCGCACAAATCAAGGGAATGCCTGCCATTGATCATTATCTTGCGAAACAGGTTGAAGTATGCTCTCACATACCGAGAGGTGATCTCTATTCTGATGCAACGACAAGTTCTGGTTGATGGGAAAGTTAGGACAGACAAGACATATCCAGCGGGTTTCATGGGTAATTGCACTTAATCTTTGCATTCTCCATTTTTGGCATCTTTTCTAGTGCTCCTTCCTTTCATCCTGTATTTGATGTTTATGGCTTTACGCATATGTCttgtataaatttgaatttttaaagtaGCTTAGAAAGAGAATAGTGTCAAAGATTTTGGAACGTCCTAAAATAGAAAGTGTGTCATGTAAATTGGAACCTCTGGAGAACTATGGATAGGTCTTCATTGTGTCAATAAAAGTTCTTGTTCAATAACTAAATGACATTTTCGCTTTCTTTTGGCTGTCTGGCTTGTTTTGCTCCTTGACAACGAATAATGCTAATTTTCTATATGCAGATGTTGTTTCAATTCCAAAGACTAATGAGAGCTTCCGTCTCCTTTATGACACCAAGGGCCGATTTCGTCTTCACTCACTCAGGGATGAGGAAGCCAAGGTAGATTAATATTATAACTTTTTGCAGGAATTTCTATGTTAGATTCATATTCTGGCCTTGTAAAGTTTATTTGTGGTAACTGCTCTTATTTGAATTTTGTCTGGCAGTTTAAGCTTTGCAAGGTCCGCTCGGTGCAGTTTGGTCAGAAGGGGATTCCATACTTGAACACTTACGATGGAAGAACAATCCGCTATCCTGATCCTCTCATTAAGGCCAACGATACAATAAAGCTGGACTTGGAATCTAACAAGATTGTTGATTTCATCAAGTTTGACGTTGGCAATGTTGTGATGGTGACTGGAGGTAGAAACAGAGGACGTGTTGGTGTTATTAAGAACCGGGAGAAGCATAAGGGTAGCTTTGAGACCGTCCACATTCAGGATGCACAAGGTCATGAATTTGCTACACGTTTGGGTAATGTGTTCACTCTTGGCAAGGGTACTAAGCCGTGGGTTTCACTACCTAAAGGTAAAGGAATTAAGTTGTCCATCATTGAGGAGGCACGGAAGAGGCTGGCTGCACAATCCGCCACCACTGCTTAAAACTGTCGCAGATTCTTCATCCTCTGTCAGCGTGGATAAAGTTAAGTTTTGTAGTTTTTGTAGTCGATATGTTTCACTTTGTTTACTAATACATATTCTATTCTGCGAGCAACCTTTTGAAGATTTGTGTTGGTTCTAGCATGCCTAGCATTTTGACGACAAGATGATTAGACTACTTTATGGACCAAATCACGTTCTTTTTGTTCTGGATTTGAAAGAGTCCCCTTTCCTCTCCTTCCCCAGTTTCTTTAAGCCATCAAATAGTAGTTAAGATGCTAGGTTACTACGTGTGTTTTGTATTTGCTGCCTTCTATATCGCTCCCAAGATTCTGGTCAACTTTGCTTCTGTGCTTTATTTCCTTCTAGCGTGCACTTTACTATCTTGTCTTGATCAGGTCTGCAACAAGTCTActggaaacaacctttctacatCTTGAGTGTGGGGGTAAGGTTTACATACACTTTATCACTCGTGTTGTTGAGTTGTGTTGATTAGTCTGCACAAAGCTATTATGGTAGCTTCCATGGTTCCATACCAATTAACTATATTGTCTCAGTTGGTTTAGAATTCAACTAATTCACCAGGTAGCTGCTATCTTCCTCTAGCActcaactgtgattttactatgttGTTTTGCAAAATATGTGTCCTTTGGGATGACTCAATTCGTTTGGAGGGTGTTTATCCACACGGATGACCAGGGATCGGTCTCCCGTCGATGCCTTCTGTGTCTAGCCCGTCGCACAGGGCTTGCCTAGTGCGGTTTACATCCCCTGTGTGGTTTGCAGACTATTACATAGTGGGG
The Capsicum annuum cultivar UCD-10X-F1 chromosome 6, UCD10Xv1.1, whole genome shotgun sequence DNA segment above includes these coding regions:
- the LOC107873587 gene encoding 40S ribosomal protein S4 codes for the protein MARGLKKHLKRLNAPKHWMLDKLGGAFAPKPSSGPHKSRECLPLIIILRNRLKYALTYREVISILMQRQVLVDGKVRTDKTYPAGFMDVVSIPKTNESFRLLYDTKGRFRLHSLRDEEAKFKLCKVRSVQFGQKGIPYLNTYDGRTIRYPDPLIKANDTIKLDLESNKIVDFIKFDVGNVVMVTGGRNRGRVGVIKNREKHKGSFETVHIQDAQGHEFATRLGNVFTLGKGTKPWVSLPKGKGIKLSIIEEARKRLAAQSATTA